A single window of Salvia splendens isolate huo1 unplaced genomic scaffold, SspV2 ctg309, whole genome shotgun sequence DNA harbors:
- the LOC121789685 gene encoding bet1-like SNARE 1-2 has protein sequence MSYRRDHRGSRSALFDNMDALEAGGLRTSSSYSSGMDDHDNEKTVDSLHDRVSFLKRLTGDIHEEVETHNRVLDRMGNEMDASRGIMSGTMDRFKMVFEKKSNKTICKLAGYFVISFFVLYYGIRILLYYLYG, from the exons ATGAGTTACAGAAG GGACCATAGAGGCTCGAGGTCTGCACTTTTTGATAACATGGATGCCCTTGAAGCGGGTGGACTCAGGACCTCTTCATCATATTCAAGTGGCATGGATGATCATGACAATGAGAAAACTGTGGATAGTTTGCACGATAGAGTCAGCTTCCTGAAACGA TTGACGGGAGACATACATGAGGAGGTGGAGACTCACAACCGTGTACTAGATAGGATG GGCAATGAGATGGATGCATCAAGAGGAATCATGTCAGGAACAATGGATCGTTTTAAAATG GTGTTTGAAAAGAAATCGAATAAGACAATCTGCAAACTTGCAGGATATTTTGTGATTTCTTTCTTTGTGCTGTATTATGGGATTAG GATTCTCCTGTATTACCTGTATGGTTAA